The following are encoded together in the Fusarium keratoplasticum isolate Fu6.1 chromosome 1, whole genome shotgun sequence genome:
- a CDS encoding Ribosome production factor 2-like protein, with amino-acid sequence MLRQVKPRNARSKRAVEKRESKVNENPKTCLFLRGTTCSQIVQDALNDLHQMRQPLAKKFTKKNAIHPFDDTASLEFFSEKNDASLLLFGSSQKKRPHTLTFIRTFGYKTLDMLELYLDPESFRTIAQFKTKKFAIGLRPMLLFAGTAFESPVSNEFTLAKSMFIDFFKGEPSDKIDVEGLQYIVSISAEESTGEGDAKPAIHLRVYTISTKRSGQRLPRVEVEEIGPRMDFRVGRIREADESMLKEAMKKPRGTEERTKKNITTDAMGDKIGRVHLGKQDLSELQLRKMKGLKRSRKEKEEEEQDVVEEDEEDAKRIKQ; translated from the exons ATGCTCCGCCAAGT CAAACCCCGCAATGCCCGCTCCAAGCGGGCGGTCGAGAAGCGCGAGTCCAAGGTCAACGAGAACCCCAAGACgtgcctcttcctccgtgGAACGACGTGCTCGCAGATTGTCCAGGACGCCCTCAACGACCTGCACCAGATGCGCCAGCCGCTGGCAAAGAAGttcaccaagaagaacgCCATCCACCCCTTTGACGATACCGCGTCGCTCGAGTTCTTCTCGGAGAAGAACGACGCCAGCCTGCTCCTCTTTGGCAGCAGCCAGAAGAAGCGCCCGCACACCCTGACCTTTATCCGCACCTTTGGTTACAAGACCCTCGACATGCTCGAGCTCTACCTCGACCCCGAGAGCTTCCGTACTATCGCCCAGTTCAAGACCAAAAAGTTCGCCATCGGCCTGCGCCCCATGCTGCTGTTTGCCGGCACCGCCTTTGAGAGCCCCGTCTCCAACGAGTTCACCCTCGCAAAGAGCATGTTCATCGACTTCTTCAAGGGCGAGCCCAGCGACAAGATTGACGTTGAGGGTCTTCAGTACATCGTCTCCATTAGCGCCGAGGAGAGCACCGGCGAAGGCGACGCCAAGCCCGCCATCCACCTGCGTGTCTACACCATCAGCACCAAGCGAAGCGGCCAGCGCCTGCCGCgcgtcgaggtcgaggagatTGGCCCCCGCATGGACTTCCGCGTCGGCCGCATCCGCGAGGCCGATGAGTCGatgctcaaggaggccatgaagaagcCCCGCGGTACTGAGGAGcgcaccaagaagaacatcaCGACCGACGCCATGGGTGACAAGATTGGCCGCGTGCACCTGGGCAAGCAGGATCTGAGCGAGCTGCAGCTCCGCAAGatgaagggcctgaagcgCAGccgcaaggagaaggaggaggaggagcaggacgtggtcgaggaggacgaggaggatgccaagagGATAAAGCAATAG
- a CDS encoding Phosphoacetylglucosamine mutase, giving the protein MDGQILAASEKHPIVPNHTYKYGTAGFRMKADLLDGVAFRVGLLSGLRSRKLNGQAIGVMITASHNPAVDNGVKIVDPMGEMLEQEWEAYATRLVNCPSDQELLDTYKALAEQLKIDLSAPGRVVYGRDTRPSGHSLVAALADAFEATSTEYTDYKILTTPQLHYLTRCINTEGTPKAYGKVSEAGYYEKLSEAFVRALRGKKLQGQLIVDCANGVGGPKLTELLKVIPHDVTGSDIKVVNDDVLRPEVLNLDAGADYVKTKQRAPPSPKPIPGVRCCSLDGDADRLIYYWIDPDTGFFMLDGDRISSLNASFIGDLVRSAGLADDLRIGVVQTAYANGASTNYIEKHLQLPVVCTPTGVKHLHHVACQFDVGVYFEANGHGTVVFSQEAIRAFRETEPQSPAQKDALETLAAVSDLINQTVGDAISDMLMVEVILAHKGWTLKDWAMTYTDLPNRLVRVEVGNKDLFQTTDAERKLSQPAGAQDEIDQCVRKYTNARSFARASGTENACRVYAEAATRSEADELANKVAQIVKQFGS; this is encoded by the exons ATGGACGGCCAGATCCTCGCTGCTTCTGAGAAGCACCCTATTGTGCCCAACCATACTTACAAGTATGGCACTGCGGGGTTCCGCATGAAGGCTGACCTTCTCGATGGCGTCGCCTTCCGTGTCGGCCTCCTGTCGGGCCTGCGCAGCCGCAAGCTCAATGGCCAGGCCATTGGCGTTATGATCACCGCCAGCCACAACCCGGCCGTTGACAACGGTGTCAAGATTGTCGACCCCATGGGCGAGATGCTTGAGCAGGAGTGGGAAGCCTACGCTACCCGTCTTGTCAACTGCCCCTCCGAccaggagctcctcgacacctACAAGGCCCTCGCtgagcagctcaagatcGATCTCTCTGCCCCTGGCCGCGTTGTCTACGGTCGTGATACCCGTCCCTCGGGCCACTCCCTCGTCGCTGCCCTCGCCGATGCCTTCGAGGCCACCTCGACCGAGTACACCGACTACAAGATCCTCACCACCCCCCAGCTTCACTACCTGACCCGCTGCATCAACACCGAGGGCACTCCCAAGGCCTACGGAAAGGTCAGCGAGGCCGGTTACTACGAGAAGCTCTCCGAGGCCTTTGTCCGCGCTCTTCGcggcaagaagctccaggGCCAGCTCATTGTCGACTGCGCCAATGGCGTCGGAGGCCCCAAGCTTACGGAGCTGCTCAAGGTCATTCCCCACGACGTGACCGGCTCCGATATCAAGGTCGTCAATGACGATGTGCTTCGCCCTGAGgttctcaacctcgat GCCGGTGCCGACTAcgtcaagaccaagcagCGAGCTCCTCCCAGCCCCAAGCCTATCCCTGGTGTCCGTTGCTGCTCcctcgatggcgatgccgaCCGTCTGATCTACTACTGGATCGACCCTGACACTGGCTTCTTCATGCTCGACGGCGACCGTATCTCGTCCCTCAACGCCTCCTTCATTGGCGACCTCGTCCGCTctgctggccttgctgaTGACCTCCGCATCGGCGTCGTCCAGACCGCCTACGCCAACGGTGCTAGCACCAACTACATCGAGAAGCACCTTCAGCTCCCTGTGGTCTGCACCCCCACCGGCGTTAAGCACCTGCACCACGTCGCCTGCCAGTTCGACGTCGGCGTCTACTTTGAGGCTAACGGCCACGGCACCGTTGTCTTTTCCCAGGAGGCCATCCGCGCTTTCCGCGAGACAGAGCCCCAGTCACCTGCTCAGAAGGATGCGCTTGAGACGCTGGCGGCTGTCAGCGacctcatcaaccagacGGTCGGCGACGCCATCTCGGACATGCTCATGGTGGAGGTCATTCTCGCTCACAAGGGATGGACTCTTAAGGACTGGGCCATGACCTACACTGACCTCCCCAACCGTCTCGTCCGCGTCGAGGTCGGCAACAAGGACCTCTTCCAGACCACGGATGCCGAGCGCAAACTCAGCCAGCCCGCCGGTGCccaggatgagattgaccaGTGTGTTAGGAAGTACACCAATGCCCGTTCCTTTGCCCGCGCCAGTGGCACTGAGAATGCATGCCGTGTGTACGCCGAGGCTGCCACCCGCTCCGAGGCTGACGAGCTCGCCAACAAGGTTGCTCAGATTGTGAAGCAGTTTGGCTCTTGA